In a genomic window of Glaciimonas sp. PCH181:
- a CDS encoding site-2 protease family protein, protein MNDLIQTIAVLALPLLFAITLHEAAHAYAAKYFGDPTAYMLGRMSLNPVKHIDPFGTILIPLLMFFSTGGAFLFGYAKPVPINFGQLRKPKRDMAWVALAGPAANVVMALGWMLVLIGLASTGAETQDFFVRMAQYGIRINLVLFALNLFPIPPLDGGRILFSLLPHKYAFKLAKIEPYGFFIVLALLLIKLPQFGDQPTLYAVWITPLMNIASAVLRWIVTPLLMLVQ, encoded by the coding sequence ATGAACGATCTCATACAAACTATTGCAGTATTAGCATTGCCTTTGCTTTTTGCCATTACGCTACACGAGGCCGCGCATGCCTACGCGGCGAAATACTTTGGCGATCCGACCGCTTATATGCTTGGTCGGATGAGCCTTAATCCTGTCAAACACATCGATCCCTTTGGCACCATACTAATTCCGCTGCTGATGTTTTTTTCAACTGGCGGGGCTTTCCTATTTGGCTATGCAAAACCAGTTCCGATCAATTTTGGTCAACTACGCAAGCCGAAACGCGATATGGCATGGGTCGCATTAGCCGGACCAGCTGCCAATGTGGTGATGGCGCTAGGATGGATGCTGGTATTAATCGGATTAGCAAGCACCGGCGCTGAAACGCAAGATTTCTTCGTCAGGATGGCACAATACGGTATTCGTATTAATCTAGTGCTGTTTGCATTGAATCTATTCCCAATTCCCCCGCTGGATGGCGGCCGTATTTTGTTTAGTTTGCTGCCGCATAAATACGCCTTTAAACTCGCCAAGATCGAGCCGTATGGTTTCTTTATTGTGTTGGCTTTGCTGCTGATAAAACTGCCGCAATTCGGTGATCAGCCTACGCTATATGCAGTCTGGATTACGCCGTTAATGAATATCGCCTCTGCTGTTTTACGATGGATTGTTACGCCGTTATTGATGTTGGTGCAGTGA
- a CDS encoding L-threonylcarbamoyladenylate synthase, with product MSQFFHIHPDNPQLRLIKQAVQIIQSGGIVALPTDCCYALVCQLDNKDAVERMRRIRGVDDKHHLTLLCSDLSEISEYAKIDNRQFRLLKSGTPGPYTFILGASKEVPRRLSHPSRKTIGLRVPESVVVQALLQELGQPLIGTTLILPGNGLPLTEAEEIRDQLEKQVELVIDSGACSLEPTTVIDLTADEPMLIRQGRGDVRLFGL from the coding sequence ATGAGCCAGTTTTTTCACATTCATCCTGATAACCCACAATTGCGGTTAATCAAGCAAGCGGTACAAATTATTCAAAGCGGCGGTATCGTCGCTTTACCGACGGATTGCTGTTATGCCTTGGTCTGCCAACTAGACAATAAAGATGCCGTCGAGCGCATGCGCCGTATCCGAGGCGTGGACGATAAGCATCATTTGACCTTGTTGTGCAGCGATCTGAGCGAAATTTCAGAATATGCCAAAATCGATAACCGTCAGTTCCGTCTGCTGAAAAGCGGTACGCCGGGACCTTACACGTTTATTCTTGGCGCCTCTAAAGAAGTACCACGCCGTCTGAGTCACCCGTCGCGCAAAACCATAGGCCTGCGCGTGCCCGAAAGCGTTGTGGTACAAGCACTGCTGCAAGAGTTAGGGCAGCCGCTGATCGGTACAACCTTGATTTTGCCCGGTAATGGCTTGCCGCTTACCGAAGCAGAAGAGATACGGGATCAGTTAGAAAAACAAGTAGAGTTGGTGATCGACAGCGGCGCATGTAGTCTCGAACCAACGACGGTCATTGATTTGACGGCTGATGAACCAATGTTAATTCGACAGGGACGTGGGGATGTCAGGCTGTTCGGATTATAG
- the htpX gene encoding protease HtpX has product MKRIFLFLATNIAVMLVLSVVLSLLGVDRFLTRSGLDIPKLMVFSLIVGFAGSIFSLLISKWMAKRSTGARVIESPANSTELWLIDTVGKLAQRAGIGMPEVAVFEGEPNAFATGAFKNSALVAVSTGLLESMTKEEVEAVLGHEIAHIANGDMVTMTLIQGVVNTFVVFLSRVIGYAVDRAMSRNNNDGPGAGYFIAVIVSQVVLGIGASMIVAWFSRHREFRADAGSAKLMGSSVPMQRALARLGGGQAASLPESMAAMGINDKPGFMALFSSHPPIEQRIAALRDPHVTAL; this is encoded by the coding sequence ATGAAACGTATTTTCCTGTTCCTCGCCACAAATATTGCAGTAATGCTGGTGTTGAGCGTCGTCCTATCGTTGCTGGGCGTGGATCGTTTTCTAACGCGTAGCGGCCTTGATATTCCAAAATTGATGGTGTTCTCACTGATCGTGGGCTTCGCTGGATCAATTTTTTCCCTATTAATCAGTAAGTGGATGGCAAAACGTTCCACTGGTGCACGAGTGATCGAATCGCCAGCGAACTCAACCGAGTTATGGTTGATCGATACCGTCGGAAAATTGGCGCAACGGGCGGGTATTGGCATGCCTGAGGTCGCCGTATTTGAAGGTGAACCTAACGCATTTGCGACTGGAGCTTTCAAAAACTCGGCATTAGTGGCAGTTTCGACCGGCTTGCTCGAAAGTATGACAAAAGAAGAAGTTGAGGCAGTATTGGGGCATGAAATCGCCCATATCGCGAATGGCGATATGGTGACGATGACCTTAATACAAGGCGTTGTTAATACTTTCGTCGTATTTTTGTCCCGCGTAATTGGTTATGCCGTTGATCGGGCCATGTCACGCAACAATAACGATGGGCCGGGTGCTGGTTACTTCATCGCAGTCATTGTTTCTCAGGTTGTTCTGGGGATTGGTGCATCAATGATTGTTGCCTGGTTCTCACGTCATCGGGAGTTTCGTGCCGATGCCGGATCTGCTAAATTGATGGGCAGCAGTGTACCAATGCAGCGTGCCTTAGCGCGTTTGGGTGGCGGCCAGGCAGCGTCTTTGCCCGAGTCGATGGCAGCGATGGGTATTAATGACAAGCCCGGTTTTATGGCATTATTCTCAAGCCATCCACCAATCGAACAGCGCATCGCGGCGTTACGCGATCCACACGTTACGGCGTTGTAA
- the dapA gene encoding 4-hydroxy-tetrahydrodipicolinate synthase: protein MIQGSIVAIVTPMHADGSLDLPGLRKLIDWHIAEGTDAIVIVGTSGESPTVSVAEHCELIKVTVEHTAKRIPIIAGTGGNSTAEAINLTRYAKEVGADASLQVVPYYNKPTQEGMYQHFKKIAESVDLPVILYNVPGRTVADMSNETILRLAQIPGIVGVKDATGNIARVTDLLRLAPADFAVYSGDDPTAMALMLCGGKGNISVTANVAPRDMHLLCMAAIKGDVAEAIRINNKLLPLHIQLFIEPNPVPAKWALFEMGMMPSGLRLPLVALSPACHVPVRAALRESGVLK, encoded by the coding sequence ATGATCCAAGGTAGCATCGTTGCAATCGTTACTCCCATGCATGCGGACGGCAGCCTTGATTTGCCGGGCCTACGTAAACTGATTGATTGGCATATTGCCGAAGGTACTGATGCGATTGTCATCGTCGGTACTTCAGGCGAATCGCCGACAGTTTCGGTAGCAGAGCATTGTGAATTGATCAAAGTTACCGTTGAGCATACTGCAAAGCGGATACCGATCATTGCCGGTACTGGCGGGAATTCAACCGCTGAGGCGATCAATTTAACCCGTTATGCCAAAGAGGTCGGTGCTGACGCCTCGTTGCAAGTCGTGCCTTATTACAATAAGCCTACGCAAGAAGGCATGTATCAGCACTTTAAGAAGATTGCAGAGTCGGTTGATTTGCCAGTGATTTTGTATAACGTACCAGGTCGTACGGTTGCTGACATGAGTAACGAAACGATTTTACGTCTGGCACAGATTCCGGGAATTGTTGGTGTCAAGGATGCCACCGGCAATATCGCACGTGTGACAGATTTGCTGCGTTTGGCTCCGGCCGATTTTGCTGTGTATTCCGGTGACGATCCGACCGCGATGGCGTTGATGCTTTGTGGTGGTAAAGGCAATATTTCAGTCACTGCCAACGTTGCACCACGGGATATGCATTTACTTTGTATGGCTGCTATTAAGGGCGATGTCGCCGAAGCCATCAGAATTAACAATAAATTACTGCCACTGCACATTCAATTGTTTATTGAACCGAATCCGGTTCCGGCAAAATGGGCATTGTTTGAAATGGGCATGATGCCGTCCGGACTTCGTTTGCCTTTAGTGGCATTGTCGCCCGCATGTCACGTCCCGGTTCGTGCGGCATTGCGTGAATCCGGTGTACTAAAATAA
- a CDS encoding tryptophan--tRNA ligase, with amino-acid sequence MYPDRVVSGMRPTGALHLGHYHGALKNWVRLQSELPCLFFVADWHALTTHYDDPSQIETSTWDMLIDWLAAGVDPSQSTLFIQSKVPEHAELHLLLSMATPLGWLERVPTYKDQQEKLTDRDLATYGFLGYPLLQAADVLIYRATQVPVGDDQVPHIEMMREIARRFNHLYGKEKGFEEKAQDAVKKLGSKRAKLYHELRVDFQQKGSEEALEQAKAMLDDAQNLSMIDRERLFGFLEGSRKLILSEPQALLTDASRLPGLDGQKMSKSYGNSIALRDDKDTVTKKVRTMPTDPARVRRTDPGEPTKCPVWQFHLVYSNLATQEWVTKGCRSAGIGCLECKQPIIDAIVREQEPMHERAQQYLDDPSLVRAIVADGADHARKLAQDTMRDVREAMGLSYS; translated from the coding sequence ATGTATCCTGATCGCGTTGTTTCTGGCATGCGTCCTACTGGCGCTTTACATCTCGGCCACTATCACGGCGCTTTAAAAAACTGGGTTCGGCTGCAATCCGAATTACCTTGCCTGTTTTTTGTCGCTGACTGGCACGCGCTGACAACCCATTACGACGATCCCAGTCAGATCGAAACCAGTACCTGGGACATGTTGATCGATTGGCTTGCTGCCGGTGTCGATCCATCGCAATCGACATTATTTATCCAGTCTAAAGTGCCGGAACATGCAGAATTACATTTGCTGCTCTCCATGGCCACGCCGCTAGGTTGGTTGGAGCGCGTCCCGACTTATAAAGATCAACAAGAAAAGCTCACCGACCGTGATTTGGCAACCTATGGTTTTCTAGGCTATCCATTACTGCAGGCGGCTGATGTTTTAATTTACCGTGCAACCCAAGTGCCAGTAGGTGACGATCAAGTTCCGCATATCGAAATGATGCGCGAGATCGCACGACGTTTTAATCATCTTTATGGGAAAGAAAAAGGCTTTGAAGAAAAGGCGCAAGATGCCGTCAAAAAGTTAGGTAGCAAGCGCGCCAAGCTTTATCACGAATTGCGTGTCGATTTTCAGCAAAAGGGAAGCGAAGAGGCATTGGAGCAAGCTAAGGCGATGCTTGATGATGCCCAGAATCTGTCGATGATCGACCGAGAGCGATTGTTCGGTTTTCTTGAGGGGAGCCGTAAATTGATTCTGTCCGAGCCCCAGGCGCTTCTGACAGATGCATCGCGTTTACCAGGTCTTGATGGCCAGAAAATGTCGAAAAGCTATGGTAATTCCATCGCTTTGCGTGATGACAAAGATACGGTTACCAAAAAAGTGCGCACTATGCCGACAGACCCCGCACGTGTACGTCGTACCGATCCGGGTGAGCCAACTAAATGTCCGGTATGGCAGTTCCATTTGGTCTATTCCAATCTAGCCACGCAAGAATGGGTCACAAAGGGCTGCCGTTCTGCCGGTATTGGCTGCCTGGAATGCAAACAACCCATAATCGATGCCATCGTCAGAGAGCAGGAGCCAATGCATGAACGTGCTCAGCAGTATCTGGATGATCCTTCTCTTGTACGCGCAATTGTGGCTGACGGCGCGGATCATGCCCGCAAATTAGCGCAGGATACAATGCGTGACGTGCGCGAGGCCATGGGCTTAAGCTACAGCTGA
- a CDS encoding class I SAM-dependent methyltransferase has product MFSAPITKPIDMPDLPVSSWVKRFIGTIPAGKVLDLACGEGRHSAMLAAAGKDVLAVDRNPDVLIKIAEKGIETLQIDLESNNDLALAELFQPQRFAGIVVTNYLHRPLVPLLLNSIADQGVLLYETFVEGNQQFGRPSNPDFLLASGELLRWLAADSEYVWHVVAFEEGYVEHPKPAMVQRLCAVKGTAGSLAGLQLDVIT; this is encoded by the coding sequence ATGTTTTCTGCCCCAATTACAAAGCCAATTGATATGCCTGATCTGCCTGTTTCTAGTTGGGTAAAACGTTTTATAGGCACAATCCCGGCTGGGAAAGTACTCGATCTTGCCTGCGGTGAGGGACGTCATAGCGCAATGCTGGCGGCAGCGGGCAAGGATGTGCTAGCGGTGGATCGCAATCCTGATGTACTTATAAAAATTGCGGAAAAAGGCATCGAGACGCTTCAGATTGATTTGGAAAGCAATAATGATCTTGCGCTGGCAGAGTTATTTCAGCCCCAGCGTTTCGCCGGAATAGTCGTAACAAATTATTTACATCGTCCTTTGGTGCCGCTGCTGCTTAATAGTATTGCTGATCAGGGAGTGCTGCTGTATGAGACCTTTGTTGAGGGAAATCAACAATTTGGCAGGCCCTCCAATCCAGATTTTCTTTTAGCATCAGGTGAGTTATTGCGCTGGCTGGCCGCTGATTCTGAATACGTTTGGCATGTTGTGGCGTTTGAAGAGGGCTATGTCGAGCATCCAAAGCCAGCAATGGTGCAACGACTTTGCGCTGTAAAAGGAACCGCCGGTTCTCTGGCAGGTCTACAGCTCGATGTAATTACTTAA
- a CDS encoding 3',5'-nucleoside bisphosphate phosphatase: MLNVDLHCHSNISDGILSPSAVAVRAKANGVDVWALTDHDEIRGIPEARAAALELGLQFVTGVEISITWGAQTIHIVGLHIDETNQELVQGLAETRGGRERRARDMAAQLAAAGIPDAFEGALKHVGNPDLISRTHFARHLVDIGICADTHEVFRRYLVEGKPGYVPHRWASLAQAVKWILGAGGIAVVAHPGRYHLNDVALGAFFDEFKQLGGTAIEVNTGSHSPDQYTEYAKIAIAYGFLGSRGSDFHSPGESRVDLGALPPLPPGVVPVWHDWSLENA; the protein is encoded by the coding sequence TCGAATATTTCCGACGGGATTTTATCGCCATCGGCAGTTGCCGTACGCGCTAAAGCCAACGGTGTAGATGTCTGGGCTTTAACCGATCATGACGAGATCAGAGGCATTCCCGAAGCCCGTGCCGCCGCTCTTGAACTCGGTCTGCAGTTCGTCACAGGGGTTGAAATTTCGATTACCTGGGGTGCGCAAACTATCCATATCGTTGGCCTGCACATTGATGAAACCAATCAGGAGCTGGTGCAAGGATTAGCTGAAACTCGCGGTGGTCGTGAACGGCGCGCGCGCGATATGGCGGCGCAACTGGCCGCAGCAGGGATTCCTGATGCATTTGAAGGTGCACTAAAACACGTTGGTAATCCCGACCTGATTTCTCGCACGCATTTTGCCCGTCATTTAGTTGACATCGGCATTTGTGCTGATACGCATGAAGTATTCCGCCGTTATCTGGTCGAAGGTAAGCCGGGTTATGTACCTCATCGGTGGGCTAGTTTGGCGCAAGCAGTGAAATGGATACTTGGTGCCGGCGGGATTGCGGTAGTTGCGCATCCGGGTCGCTATCATTTGAATGACGTTGCGCTCGGCGCGTTCTTCGATGAGTTTAAACAATTAGGTGGCACAGCCATTGAAGTTAATACCGGTAGCCACTCGCCAGATCAATACACCGAATACGCCAAAATTGCCATTGCCTATGGTTTTCTGGGGTCCCGTGGCTCTGACTTTCATAGCCCCGGCGAGTCCCGGGTTGATCTCGGCGCGTTACCGCCATTGCCTCCTGGCGTGGTACCAGTCTGGCACGACTGGTCTTTAGAAAACGCTTAA
- the bamC gene encoding outer membrane protein assembly factor BamC, translating into MTIRKNIPSASRSLIQRNLIFTLALTSLAGCSSLNSMLEPDRIDYKSADKVKTPKLDIPPDLTQLQRENRYAIPESNQGTATASGYNLQQGLKPATGESVVAPNGAPDMHIERDGSQRWLVIQATPESLWPKIKDFWQDSGFLINVENADTGVMETDWAENRAKIPQDFLRNTLGKVFDSLYSTGERDKFRTRLERGPNGTTEVYISHRGAEEVLTGSSKENSIWTARAEDPQLEAEFLSRLMSRLGADQVKAKAAVASAPSLQARSKLVKGAAGTGASYVEVDESFDRAWRRVGLALDRVGFTVEDRDRTQGVYFVRYVDQGEDIKNKKSDGFFSKMFSSSKKDDKTAARYRVAVKGSGAASQIAVQNNQGQPETSQAADKILALINEQLK; encoded by the coding sequence ATGACTATTCGCAAGAACATTCCTTCAGCTTCACGCAGTCTTATCCAACGTAATCTTATTTTCACACTGGCATTGACGAGCCTGGCAGGTTGCAGCTCTCTCAATTCGATGCTGGAACCGGATCGTATCGATTACAAAAGCGCCGATAAGGTCAAGACGCCAAAACTGGATATTCCACCTGATCTTACGCAATTGCAACGCGAAAATCGTTACGCTATTCCTGAGTCAAATCAAGGTACAGCGACAGCGTCTGGTTATAACCTTCAACAAGGTTTGAAGCCTGCTACTGGCGAGTCCGTCGTGGCGCCTAACGGTGCTCCTGACATGCACATCGAACGTGATGGCTCGCAGCGTTGGTTGGTGATTCAGGCGACGCCTGAATCGTTGTGGCCAAAGATTAAAGATTTTTGGCAAGATTCAGGTTTCCTGATCAATGTCGAAAATGCTGATACAGGTGTAATGGAAACGGATTGGGCTGAAAATCGTGCAAAGATTCCGCAAGATTTTCTCCGAAACACGCTGGGCAAAGTCTTCGATTCACTTTACTCAACGGGCGAGCGCGACAAGTTCCGTACACGCCTTGAGCGTGGTCCAAATGGCACGACTGAAGTCTATATTAGTCATCGTGGCGCGGAAGAAGTCCTGACCGGCTCATCAAAAGAAAATAGTATCTGGACTGCACGTGCAGAAGACCCACAATTGGAGGCAGAATTTTTGTCTCGCCTGATGTCCCGTCTGGGCGCAGATCAGGTTAAAGCCAAGGCGGCAGTCGCTAGCGCACCATCTTTGCAAGCACGCTCTAAGTTGGTTAAGGGTGCAGCCGGTACTGGGGCTAGTTATGTTGAAGTCGACGAGAGTTTTGATCGTGCATGGCGACGTGTAGGTTTGGCGCTTGATCGGGTTGGCTTCACAGTGGAAGACCGTGATCGTACGCAAGGTGTTTATTTTGTGCGTTATGTCGATCAAGGTGAGGACATTAAAAATAAGAAATCGGATGGTTTCTTCTCAAAAATGTTCTCAAGTTCCAAAAAAGACGACAAAACTGCAGCGCGTTATCGTGTAGCGGTAAAAGGCTCCGGTGCAGCAAGTCAGATCGCCGTGCAAAACAATCAAGGTCAGCCTGAAACTTCGCAAGCAGCCGATAAGATCCTCGCTTTGATAAACGAGCAACTTAAGTAA